The proteins below come from a single Candidatus Melainabacteria bacterium RIFOXYA2_FULL_32_9 genomic window:
- a CDS encoding primosomal protein N', giving the protein MKENANKYVQVIVDIPSLHMRTFSYLIPDEIKEKIQIGLPVLVPFGSQGVVNAYIVGFSDYLPEGIKAKSVYEILDNVPVFDLEYLQFLEWVSNYYCCDLPTVISTAIPVNFFSKAKRVAILQDIQFEQSKLNKSQQTLYEILVNNPEITVSSLQKKAKLPSSKFYETLRKLVALDIIKIDNVIDIKNQKPKIENWIELLEKNSSNKRHFEILAILDSLNGKSKLSDFLKISKTTYPTVKKLQEAGNIKIIEQEIYRNPLEIFEIDETEDFLELSFEQNEALERISKAIEKCDSDPLLLYGVTGSGKTEVYFHAARKALDAGKNVIFLAPEIPLASQLAYRISKRFGTDKVGIWHSNLSEGERFDIWQRIRNNEIRIIIGARSAIFAPIKNIGLIVIDEEHESSYKQTSPTPRYNAKDLAKERAKRSGAAFVLGSATPDIATYYQTLNSNRVMLLPERFGAKDLAKVAIIDMKQEYGRGNKGVFSRALRQAIERNIKEKKQSILLINRRGFSTYTFCDSCGYTAECKKCSIPLILHKTNNKLRCHYCSFEQNIFTVCPKCSSNAVRYYGMGTQKVEEEFKKEFPEAKVARLDSDTMAKKNAHIDVIKEFSNGKIDVLIGTQMIAKGLDIPNVTLVGVLMSDSLFNMPDFRSSERGFQLLTQVAGRAGRGDFKGTVYFQTYTPDFFALQTAKEQDYLSFYYSEIQSRYEYSYPPYSQIIRLILSSKNEIRASKFSDELAYKLSLFTDSRGIQEKLEVLGPAPCVISKIKNEYRFQIIIKNRLGENGHFLATSFIRQFNVPEDIKFLIDVDPSDML; this is encoded by the coding sequence TTTAGTTACCTCATCCCTGATGAGATAAAAGAAAAAATTCAAATAGGATTACCTGTTCTGGTTCCATTTGGATCACAGGGTGTTGTAAATGCGTACATAGTTGGATTTAGTGATTATTTACCGGAAGGAATTAAAGCTAAATCTGTATACGAAATTCTGGATAATGTGCCTGTTTTTGATCTTGAGTATCTGCAATTTCTAGAATGGGTCTCAAATTATTATTGCTGTGATTTGCCAACAGTAATATCAACAGCAATTCCTGTAAATTTTTTCTCTAAAGCAAAAAGAGTAGCTATTCTTCAAGATATTCAATTTGAACAATCAAAATTAAACAAAAGTCAGCAAACCCTTTATGAAATTCTGGTTAATAATCCTGAAATTACTGTGTCTAGCCTTCAAAAGAAAGCTAAATTACCATCTTCCAAGTTTTATGAAACATTAAGAAAGCTTGTGGCTCTTGATATTATTAAAATTGATAATGTAATAGACATAAAAAACCAGAAACCTAAAATTGAAAATTGGATTGAACTTTTAGAAAAAAATTCTTCCAACAAAAGACATTTTGAAATCCTGGCGATACTGGATTCTCTAAATGGCAAAAGTAAACTAAGCGATTTTTTAAAAATCTCAAAAACAACATATCCAACTGTTAAAAAGCTTCAAGAAGCTGGCAATATTAAGATTATTGAACAGGAAATATACAGAAATCCTCTTGAAATTTTTGAAATTGATGAAACAGAGGATTTTCTTGAATTGAGTTTTGAGCAAAATGAAGCTCTTGAAAGAATATCAAAAGCTATAGAAAAATGCGATTCAGATCCATTGCTATTATATGGAGTAACAGGATCTGGTAAAACTGAAGTATATTTCCACGCAGCTAGAAAAGCTCTTGATGCAGGTAAAAATGTTATATTTTTAGCTCCTGAAATACCTTTAGCTTCACAATTAGCCTACAGAATATCTAAAAGATTTGGTACTGATAAAGTAGGTATCTGGCATAGTAACCTGTCAGAAGGTGAAAGATTTGATATTTGGCAAAGAATTAGAAACAACGAAATCAGGATAATCATTGGGGCAAGGTCTGCCATATTTGCTCCAATCAAAAATATTGGCTTAATCGTTATCGATGAAGAACATGAATCAAGTTATAAACAGACCTCACCCACTCCAAGATATAATGCAAAGGACCTGGCTAAAGAAAGGGCAAAAAGATCAGGGGCAGCTTTTGTATTAGGGAGCGCAACTCCTGATATAGCAACATACTACCAAACTCTAAACAGTAATAGGGTCATGCTTTTACCTGAGAGATTTGGAGCAAAAGATCTTGCAAAAGTAGCAATAATTGACATGAAGCAGGAATATGGCAGAGGAAACAAAGGGGTATTCTCGAGAGCCTTGAGACAAGCTATTGAGAGAAATATCAAAGAAAAAAAACAATCCATACTTTTGATAAACAGAAGAGGCTTTTCCACTTACACATTCTGTGATAGCTGTGGATATACCGCTGAATGCAAGAAATGTTCAATTCCTCTAATTCTTCATAAAACTAATAATAAACTCAGATGTCATTATTGCAGTTTTGAACAGAATATTTTTACAGTCTGTCCTAAATGTAGCAGTAATGCTGTCAGATACTACGGCATGGGAACACAGAAAGTTGAAGAAGAATTCAAAAAAGAATTTCCTGAAGCTAAAGTTGCACGATTGGACAGCGATACTATGGCCAAAAAGAATGCTCACATTGATGTTATTAAAGAGTTTTCCAATGGCAAAATTGATGTTTTAATCGGCACTCAGATGATTGCAAAAGGGCTGGATATTCCAAATGTGACTCTTGTCGGAGTTTTAATGTCTGATTCCTTATTTAACATGCCGGACTTCAGATCAAGCGAAAGAGGCTTTCAATTATTAACTCAGGTAGCAGGAAGAGCCGGCAGAGGTGATTTTAAAGGAACTGTGTATTTTCAGACGTATACTCCCGACTTTTTTGCACTGCAAACTGCAAAAGAACAGGATTATTTAAGCTTTTATTACTCAGAGATACAATCCAGGTATGAATATTCCTATCCACCTTATAGCCAGATAATCAGGCTTATCTTAAGCTCAAAAAATGAAATTCGAGCAAGTAAATTCTCTGATGAACTTGCATACAAGCTAAGTTTATTTACAGATTCCAGAGGAATTCAGGAAAAACTTGAAGTTTTAGGCCCAGCTCCCTGCGTTATTTCTAAAATCAAGAATGAATACAGGTTTCAAATAATAATCAAGAATAGACTGGGAGAAAACGGACACTTTTTAGCTACAAGCTTTATCAGACAGTTTAATGTTCCTGAAGATATTAAATTTCTAATAGACGTTGATCCCTCTGATATGCTATAG